The Streptomyces sp. NBC_01689 genome includes a window with the following:
- a CDS encoding M6 family metalloprotease domain-containing protein, producing the protein MPRQLPLRGLARGVLRGLAPEGAPRWRSTAAAFTSLAAVVATSLVTGPALAEPLFSPCALKRTDAHHSEGLDAWNAAYPRPTRPLDAVLVFLSFPDSRPRTTPAELTADYFPSTSRFFERASYGRFTLRPHARHEWIRMPHASTSYAVRRDWNAARRAAYLRDAIAAADRQVDFSHFDIVYLVADPDAPGVDSDATKVVNLDTPLRADGKDIRRVVTVFEKHPPDRLVLAHETGHVFDLPDLYHRPSDGKGDWDTYVGDWDLMGSQFGLAPDLFGWHKWKLGWLEPRQVVCVAPHGSTRLTLEPLGAGPAPAGTGAAGAPAGGAAPQTGASGTSGVSVPPETDVPPADRIPKADSRGAGSGPRPAGSAARLPGPGRAARLPGPGPGARLAGSGVRPAGSAAPLPGSGLVPVGSAVPAFGSGRGTKLAVVRTGPDSAIAFEARGSAGNDGTTCTQGILVYRVRSEASSGDGPIQVVDAHPHAESCWGESVYPPLADAPVGLGESFTVPGEHVRVKVEDWTAAGAWTVKITTG; encoded by the coding sequence GTGCCGCGTCAGCTCCCCTTGAGGGGACTCGCCCGTGGTGTCCTGCGGGGCCTCGCTCCCGAAGGGGCTCCCCGCTGGCGCAGTACCGCGGCCGCGTTCACCTCGCTGGCGGCGGTGGTCGCGACCTCCCTGGTGACGGGCCCGGCCCTCGCCGAACCCCTCTTCTCCCCCTGCGCCCTGAAGCGGACCGACGCCCACCACTCGGAGGGACTGGACGCCTGGAACGCCGCGTACCCGCGCCCCACCCGTCCGCTCGACGCGGTGCTCGTCTTCCTCTCCTTCCCCGACTCGCGCCCGCGCACCACGCCGGCCGAACTGACGGCCGATTACTTCCCGTCCACCAGCCGCTTCTTCGAGCGCGCCTCCTACGGCAGGTTCACGCTGCGGCCGCACGCCCGGCATGAGTGGATCCGGATGCCGCACGCCTCGACCTCGTACGCCGTGCGGCGGGACTGGAACGCCGCGCGGCGCGCCGCCTATCTGCGGGACGCGATCGCCGCGGCCGACCGGCAGGTCGACTTCTCGCACTTCGACATCGTCTACCTCGTCGCCGATCCGGACGCGCCGGGCGTGGACTCCGACGCGACGAAGGTCGTCAACCTCGACACCCCGCTGCGGGCCGACGGCAAGGACATCCGCCGGGTCGTCACGGTCTTCGAGAAGCACCCGCCGGACCGGCTCGTCCTCGCCCACGAGACGGGACACGTCTTCGACCTGCCCGACCTCTACCACCGCCCCTCCGACGGCAAGGGCGACTGGGACACCTACGTCGGCGACTGGGACCTCATGGGCAGTCAGTTCGGCCTCGCGCCGGACCTGTTCGGCTGGCACAAGTGGAAGCTCGGGTGGCTGGAGCCCCGGCAGGTGGTGTGCGTGGCGCCCCACGGGAGCACACGGCTGACCCTGGAGCCGCTCGGCGCCGGGCCCGCCCCGGCCGGTACGGGCGCGGCGGGAGCGCCGGCCGGCGGGGCGGCCCCGCAGACGGGCGCGTCCGGCACCTCCGGTGTCTCCGTCCCGCCGGAGACGGATGTCCCGCCGGCCGACCGGATTCCGAAGGCGGATTCGAGGGGTGCCGGGTCGGGCCCGCGGCCCGCGGGCTCCGCCGCCCGGCTCCCCGGCCCGGGTCGCGCCGCCCGGCTCCCCGGTCCGGGCCCCGGCGCCCGGCTCGCCGGTTCCGGTGTGCGGCCCGCCGGGTCCGCCGCGCCGCTGCCCGGTTCCGGTCTCGTGCCCGTGGGGTCGGCGGTACCGGCCTTCGGCTCCGGGCGCGGTACCAAACTGGCGGTCGTCCGTACGGGGCCCGACAGCGCGATCGCCTTCGAGGCGCGTGGTTCGGCGGGCAACGACGGTACGACCTGTACGCAGGGCATCCTCGTCTACCGCGTCCGCAGCGAGGCCTCGTCCGGCGACGGCCCGATCCAGGTCGTCGACGCGCACCCGCACGCCGAGTCCTGCTGGGGCGAGTCGGTGTACCCGCCGCTCGCGGACGCGCCGGTGGGGCTCGGCGAGAGCTTCACGGTCCCCGGCGAGCACGTACGCGTCAAGGTGGAGGACTGGACGGCCGCGGGGGCCTGGACGGTGAAGATCACGACGGGTTGA
- a CDS encoding AAA domain-containing protein: protein MTTDLDPGAAAARATDAILRDTLHGAHRGVVVDSPPGAGKSTLVVRAALELAAAGRPLMVIAQTNSQVDDLVLRLAEKDPELPVGRLHSSDADPYDKALDDLGNVRKSAKATDLAGLPVVISTAAKWAHVKNVEPWRHAIVDEAYQMRSDALLAVAGLFERALFVGDPGQLDPFAIVGAEQWAGLSYDPSASAVTTLLAHNPELPQHRLPVSWRLPASAAPLVSAAFYPYTPFRSGTGHGDRRLAFGVPSDGSGPDQVIDEAAETGWGLLELPARHTPRTDPEAVGAVARVVRRLLERGGAATSERSDDPVPLTADRIAVGTAHRDQAAVVRAALADLGVTDVTVDTANRLQGREFDVTVVLHPLSGRPDATAFHLETGRLCVLASRHRHACIVVCRAGVTELLDEHPSTEPVQLGVTVKFPDGWEASHAVLSHLAEHRVRWRP, encoded by the coding sequence GTGACCACCGACCTCGATCCCGGGGCCGCGGCGGCCCGTGCCACCGACGCGATCCTGCGCGACACCCTGCACGGCGCGCACCGCGGTGTGGTCGTCGACTCCCCGCCCGGCGCCGGGAAGTCGACGCTCGTGGTGCGCGCGGCACTCGAACTCGCCGCCGCCGGGCGCCCCCTGATGGTCATCGCGCAGACCAACTCCCAGGTCGACGACCTGGTGCTGCGGCTCGCGGAGAAGGACCCCGAGCTGCCGGTGGGACGCCTGCACAGCAGTGACGCCGACCCGTACGACAAGGCGCTCGACGACCTGGGGAACGTCCGCAAGTCCGCGAAGGCCACCGATCTCGCGGGCCTCCCGGTCGTGATCTCGACCGCCGCGAAGTGGGCGCACGTCAAGAACGTCGAGCCCTGGCGGCACGCCATCGTCGACGAGGCGTACCAGATGCGTTCCGACGCGCTGCTGGCCGTGGCCGGCCTCTTCGAGCGGGCCCTGTTCGTGGGCGACCCGGGCCAGCTGGACCCGTTCGCCATCGTGGGCGCGGAGCAGTGGGCGGGACTCTCGTACGACCCGTCGGCGTCCGCGGTCACGACGCTGCTCGCGCACAACCCCGAACTGCCCCAGCACCGGCTCCCGGTGTCCTGGCGGCTGCCGGCCTCCGCGGCCCCGCTGGTCTCCGCCGCGTTCTACCCGTACACACCGTTCCGCAGCGGTACGGGCCACGGTGACCGGCGGCTCGCCTTCGGTGTGCCGTCGGACGGTTCCGGCCCCGACCAGGTCATCGACGAGGCGGCGGAGACGGGGTGGGGGCTCCTGGAGCTGCCCGCCCGGCACACCCCGCGCACCGACCCCGAAGCGGTGGGGGCGGTGGCACGGGTCGTACGGCGGCTGCTGGAGCGCGGTGGCGCGGCGACCTCGGAGCGGTCGGACGATCCGGTGCCGCTGACCGCCGACCGGATCGCCGTCGGCACGGCCCACCGGGACCAGGCGGCGGTGGTGCGGGCGGCGCTGGCGGATCTCGGGGTCACGGACGTCACCGTCGACACGGCGAACCGGCTCCAGGGCCGCGAGTTCGACGTGACGGTGGTGCTCCACCCGCTCTCCGGGCGGCCGGACGCGACGGCGTTCCACCTGGAGACGGGCCGGCTGTGCGTCCTCGCCTCCCGGCACCGGCACGCGTGCATCGTGGTCTGCCGGGCCGGGGTGACCGAGCTGCTGGACGAGCACCCCTCCACCGAACCCGTGCAGCTCGGCGTCACGGTGAAGTTCCCGGACGGCTGGGAGGCCAGCCACGCGGTGCTCTCACATCTGGCGGAGCACCGGGTGCGATGGCGGCCCTGA
- a CDS encoding putative bifunctional diguanylate cyclase/phosphodiesterase: MSGTSEGPAPAADLDRPAVTERHSTTSPRTSTGSPSGASAPSAPSIPSVPPPVSPSGTPVPAESASPDPATGSASPDPAESHAHARAEQLPAPAAPAGTSVRTFRAAFAAAPLPMAVVGRDGLVVTANGSLDALLGTGSGALTGRIAADLVDLASDARTWHAYREVLHGRQARLRCTRRLKHPDGHSLWVQVTVAPLPPDEQAVLLSVTDLSPRRELQARLRHLQMHDPVTRLPNRTLFFERLTSALEADTYEEGGTGRIGLCYLDLDGFKAVNDTLGHRVGDRLLAAVAERLSRCADTAGSGRAATPLVARLGGDEFALLVEDSTGTDQVADLAESVLTALQAPFDLSGRRLSLSASIGVVERRAAGTTATGLMQAADTTLYWAKADGKGRWTLFDPERNAHRMTRQALASTLRSAVERDEFALEYQPLVGMEDGGVRGVEALVRWNHPQFGVLTPNRFIGLAEEDGSIVQLGRWVLATACRQARSWQLDHPDAPPIFVSVNVAVRQVWDSDLVADVGEILAETGLAPQLLQLELTESAVMGSAGRPLQALQSLSDMGVRIAIDDFGTGYSNLAYLSRLPVSVLKLDGSFVRGFRYDNRDGGTAHPGAADEVIVEALIQLAHRLGLTVTAECVETASQASRLRGIGCDTGQGWLYSRPVAPDRISALLTAACAQA; the protein is encoded by the coding sequence GTGAGCGGAACGTCCGAAGGGCCGGCGCCCGCGGCAGACCTCGACCGGCCGGCCGTCACAGAACGTCACAGCACCACATCTCCTCGTACGTCCACCGGATCACCCTCCGGCGCGTCCGCCCCGTCCGCCCCTTCCATCCCTTCCGTCCCACCACCGGTCTCCCCGTCCGGCACACCCGTCCCGGCGGAATCCGCCTCGCCCGACCCGGCCACCGGGTCCGCGTCACCCGACCCCGCGGAGTCCCACGCCCACGCCCGGGCGGAACAACTCCCCGCCCCGGCCGCGCCTGCCGGCACGTCCGTGCGCACGTTCCGCGCCGCCTTCGCGGCGGCGCCGCTGCCGATGGCGGTCGTGGGCCGGGACGGCCTGGTCGTCACCGCCAACGGGTCACTGGACGCGCTGCTCGGGACCGGGTCCGGCGCGCTCACCGGGCGGATCGCCGCCGACCTGGTCGACCTGGCCTCCGACGCCCGCACCTGGCACGCCTACCGGGAGGTGCTGCACGGCCGCCAGGCCCGGCTGCGCTGCACCCGGCGGCTCAAACACCCCGACGGGCACTCGCTCTGGGTGCAGGTGACGGTCGCGCCGCTGCCCCCGGACGAGCAGGCCGTGCTGCTGTCCGTCACCGACCTCAGCCCTCGCCGCGAACTCCAGGCGCGGCTGCGGCACTTGCAGATGCACGACCCGGTGACCCGGCTGCCCAACCGCACCCTGTTCTTCGAACGGCTGACGTCCGCGCTGGAGGCGGACACGTACGAGGAGGGCGGCACCGGCCGGATCGGGCTCTGCTATCTCGACCTGGACGGGTTCAAGGCGGTCAACGACACGCTCGGCCACCGGGTGGGCGACCGGCTGCTCGCGGCCGTCGCCGAGCGGCTGAGCCGGTGCGCGGACACGGCGGGATCCGGACGGGCGGCCACGCCCCTGGTGGCCCGGCTGGGCGGCGACGAGTTCGCCCTGCTCGTCGAGGACTCCACGGGCACCGATCAGGTCGCGGACCTCGCCGAGTCGGTACTGACGGCGCTCCAGGCGCCGTTCGACCTCTCCGGCCGGCGGCTGTCGCTCTCCGCCTCGATCGGGGTCGTCGAACGCCGCGCCGCCGGGACGACCGCGACCGGTCTGATGCAGGCCGCGGACACGACGCTGTATTGGGCGAAGGCGGACGGCAAGGGCCGCTGGACGCTCTTCGACCCGGAGCGCAACGCCCACCGCATGACCCGTCAGGCACTCGCCTCCACCCTCCGCTCGGCCGTCGAGCGCGATGAATTCGCCCTGGAGTACCAGCCGTTGGTGGGCATGGAGGACGGCGGCGTGCGCGGGGTCGAGGCGCTCGTGCGCTGGAACCACCCGCAGTTCGGCGTGCTGACGCCGAACCGGTTCATCGGACTGGCCGAGGAGGACGGTTCGATCGTGCAGCTCGGCCGCTGGGTGCTGGCCACCGCCTGCCGCCAGGCACGGAGCTGGCAGCTGGACCATCCGGACGCCCCGCCGATCTTCGTCAGCGTCAATGTCGCCGTACGGCAGGTGTGGGACTCCGACCTGGTCGCCGACGTCGGGGAGATCCTCGCCGAGACCGGGCTCGCCCCGCAGCTGCTCCAGCTGGAGCTGACCGAGTCGGCGGTGATGGGGTCGGCGGGCCGGCCGCTGCAGGCCCTGCAGTCGCTCAGCGACATGGGGGTCCGGATCGCCATCGACGACTTCGGCACCGGCTACTCGAACCTCGCCTACCTCAGCCGGCTGCCCGTCTCCGTCCTGAAGCTGGACGGTTCCTTCGTCCGCGGCTTCCGGTACGACAACCGCGACGGCGGCACCGCCCATCCCGGGGCCGCCGACGAGGTCATCGTCGAGGCGCTCATCCAGCTCGCGCACCGGCTGGGTCTGACGGTGACCGCCGAGTGCGTCGAGACCGCCTCCCAGGCCTCCCGGCTGCGCGGCATCGGCTGCGACACCGGACAGGGGTGGCTCTACTCCCGCCCGGTGGCGCCGGACCGCATCTCCGCGCTGCTGACGGCGGCCTGCGCTCAGGCCTGA